A genomic region of Candidatus Marimicrobium litorale contains the following coding sequences:
- a CDS encoding biotin/lipoyl-containing protein, whose translation MSNEFYLNNPLVHSDRRLGRATSAWVRQFDCGGIRPLIICRGPIRKEAMDTFAEMGIEHFGILLSEKDSIVYRNALAPELRSLTNPDRVHRVPDYSGANKEEREQRIEQIINIARDNDYNAIFAGYGFMAEDQTMVAAMEKAGLNFIGPCSRTVHDAGLKDEAKRTALKCGVSVTPGIDNGTALALLKKHPDVAALKALVKAHGLNVPDKTLEDSHVELADKADIVLSASYEKGIDIYTVDELCDALTEAVDKMTAEYPENRVRLKAISGGGGKGQRILGIGESARTPEMVREILNEVKTTGVGDNKNVLVELNIETTRHNEIQVIGNGDWSITMGGRDCSLQMHEQKLLEVSVTVESLQRAIDQAEASGQTEEARILKQDLKTLIAMENEAAAFGAAVGLDSVSTFECIVDRDKHFFMEMNTRIQVEHRVTELCYALHFVNPDNSADSFTVESLVEAMVLLAAHGPKLPKPTRVPRYNDSVEARLNATNQALQPHAGGVIESWSDATEREIRDDQGISLHNPDTDVFMKYTLAGAYDSNIALLLTVGETRLDTYEQMAETIRQTRMRGQDLATNLEFHYGLVNWFIGQNINARPTTRFIVPYLTAIGELKERANDLDVRMAYKTICANELSELQGGEATSMAQVLQSKESLYLRPLELLISEPHIMAGWLSVNRDCYTLIDGKISWNENPIALLADTYHFLNMDFVPGDNPPAATMIWDHDNDILQDALKFYNELTNRLDAQDWVELNTLLDAQDPPKGLSKRIWRQVRAAHIGFQAGADVLAALPSIAEATGYYDLTVNPNLTINIPERLTDETHQELMAKVLVPPPVANSDEILAESGGMFYSRETPEHEVYVSKGDHFEAGDPLFIVEVMKMFNKVYAPFSGTIKEVLVESDGMIISKGQTIFKIEPDEVLVQITPEEQAARRKNITGQFLAQL comes from the coding sequence GTGTCTAACGAATTTTATTTAAACAATCCGCTCGTGCATAGTGATCGCCGCTTGGGCCGAGCGACCTCGGCTTGGGTTCGGCAATTTGATTGCGGCGGAATTCGACCATTGATTATTTGCAGGGGGCCTATCCGCAAAGAGGCCATGGATACCTTTGCTGAGATGGGCATTGAGCACTTTGGTATATTGCTGTCGGAAAAGGACTCAATTGTTTACCGCAATGCACTGGCGCCTGAACTGCGATCGCTAACTAATCCAGACCGCGTACACCGCGTACCGGATTACAGCGGCGCAAACAAAGAAGAGCGTGAGCAACGTATTGAGCAGATCATTAATATCGCAAGAGATAACGATTATAACGCGATATTTGCTGGCTATGGTTTTATGGCGGAAGACCAAACCATGGTTGCCGCCATGGAGAAGGCTGGTCTGAATTTTATCGGTCCCTGTTCGCGCACGGTGCATGATGCAGGCTTAAAGGACGAGGCAAAACGTACTGCGCTCAAATGCGGCGTATCGGTAACACCCGGCATCGACAACGGCACCGCGCTTGCACTCCTGAAAAAGCACCCGGACGTTGCCGCGCTCAAGGCGCTGGTGAAGGCCCATGGGCTGAATGTGCCCGACAAAACGCTGGAAGACAGTCACGTCGAGCTGGCAGATAAAGCGGATATTGTTTTATCAGCCTCCTATGAGAAAGGCATAGATATTTACACGGTGGATGAGCTGTGTGATGCACTCACTGAGGCCGTTGATAAAATGACCGCAGAGTATCCCGAAAATCGGGTTCGTCTTAAGGCTATCAGTGGTGGTGGTGGCAAAGGTCAGCGTATTCTCGGTATTGGCGAATCGGCACGCACGCCAGAGATGGTGCGCGAGATTCTTAACGAGGTAAAAACTACCGGCGTAGGGGACAATAAAAATGTCCTCGTGGAATTGAATATAGAAACCACTCGGCACAACGAAATTCAGGTTATCGGTAATGGTGACTGGAGTATAACGATGGGTGGGCGGGACTGCTCACTGCAAATGCACGAGCAAAAACTGCTGGAGGTTTCAGTCACTGTTGAATCACTGCAAAGAGCTATTGATCAAGCTGAGGCTTCAGGTCAAACCGAGGAGGCTCGCATCCTCAAGCAGGATTTAAAAACATTGATAGCAATGGAGAATGAAGCGGCGGCATTTGGCGCTGCAGTCGGTCTGGATTCTGTTTCCACCTTCGAGTGTATTGTCGACCGCGATAAGCATTTCTTTATGGAAATGAATACCAGGATACAGGTGGAGCACCGCGTAACGGAGCTTTGTTATGCTTTACATTTCGTCAATCCGGACAACAGTGCAGACAGCTTTACCGTAGAGTCTTTGGTTGAGGCAATGGTCTTGCTCGCTGCTCACGGACCGAAATTGCCGAAGCCGACGCGCGTCCCACGATACAACGACAGCGTTGAAGCGCGTCTCAATGCGACCAATCAGGCACTTCAACCACATGCGGGCGGTGTCATTGAATCGTGGAGTGATGCTACCGAGCGCGAGATCCGTGACGATCAGGGAATCAGCCTGCACAATCCTGATACCGACGTTTTCATGAAATACACGCTGGCGGGCGCCTATGACTCTAACATTGCGCTGCTCCTCACTGTTGGGGAAACTCGTCTGGATACGTATGAGCAGATGGCAGAGACAATTCGTCAGACGCGAATGCGTGGCCAGGATCTGGCCACTAACCTTGAGTTTCACTACGGCCTGGTGAATTGGTTTATCGGTCAAAATATTAATGCGCGGCCCACCACGCGTTTTATCGTTCCTTATTTGACAGCGATAGGCGAACTGAAAGAGCGCGCTAACGATCTGGATGTGCGAATGGCCTATAAGACTATTTGCGCTAACGAGCTGTCGGAACTGCAAGGCGGTGAAGCGACATCTATGGCACAAGTGCTGCAGAGCAAAGAAAGCCTTTACCTTCGGCCTTTGGAATTGCTCATTAGTGAGCCTCATATCATGGCGGGATGGCTCAGCGTCAATCGAGACTGTTACACGTTGATCGACGGGAAAATTAGCTGGAACGAAAACCCCATCGCGCTATTGGCGGATACCTATCATTTTCTGAACATGGATTTTGTGCCTGGCGACAACCCTCCAGCCGCTACCATGATATGGGATCATGACAATGACATATTACAAGATGCGCTCAAATTTTATAACGAGCTAACTAACCGCCTCGATGCCCAGGACTGGGTGGAATTGAACACGTTGCTCGACGCGCAAGACCCGCCAAAAGGCCTTAGTAAACGTATCTGGAGACAGGTTCGCGCAGCCCATATTGGATTCCAGGCAGGTGCTGATGTGCTCGCAGCGCTGCCGAGCATTGCCGAGGCTACGGGCTACTACGATCTGACCGTTAACCCTAACCTGACTATCAATATACCCGAGCGTCTCACCGATGAAACGCATCAGGAGCTAATGGCCAAGGTGCTGGTGCCGCCGCCAGTAGCTAATTCGGATGAAATTCTTGCGGAGAGTGGCGGGATGTTTTATTCGCGCGAAACTCCAGAGCACGAGGTGTACGTAAGCAAGGGTGATCACTTCGAGGCGGGGGACCCGCTGTTTATTGTTGAGGTGATGAAAATGTTTAACAAAGTGTACGCGCCATTTTCAGGCACTATCAAAGAGGTGCTGGTAGAGTCGGATGGTATGATTATCAGCAAGGGGCAGACTATCTTCAAGATTGAGCCTGACGAGGTCTTGGTGCAGATAACACCCGAGGAGCAAGCGGCTCGGCGGAAGAACATAACCGGCCAGTTTTTGGCTCAGTTGTAG
- a CDS encoding 5'-nucleotidase: MPSEINDKLVVAISSRALFNLDDSHHVFEEDGLQAYSEYQVAREEEPLTPGEGFPLVQKLLRLNGTLDPSCQVEVVLLSRNSADTGLRIFNSIQHYELDITRAAFCGGESPWRYINAFGCKLFLSSEAQDVRRALDNGVAAATLVSRGAGASESELLRFAFDGDAVVFSDEAEQVYKRDGLEAFTASEQAAAREPLRGGPFKPFLAALHRLQQAFPPTEAPIRTALVTARSAPAHERVIRTLRAWNIRIDESIFLGGLNKTEFLRAYQADVFFDDQQTHCDLASPHVATGHVPHGVANR; encoded by the coding sequence ATGCCGAGTGAAATAAATGACAAATTGGTCGTCGCGATTTCCTCTCGTGCCCTGTTTAATCTTGACGACAGTCATCATGTTTTCGAGGAGGACGGTCTGCAGGCCTATTCCGAGTATCAGGTGGCGCGGGAAGAGGAGCCTCTAACGCCCGGAGAAGGGTTTCCGTTGGTGCAAAAGCTGCTCCGTCTCAACGGCACGCTCGACCCGTCCTGCCAGGTAGAGGTGGTCTTGCTGTCACGGAATAGCGCGGACACAGGACTGCGCATTTTTAACTCCATTCAGCACTACGAGCTGGATATCACCCGGGCCGCGTTTTGTGGCGGAGAAAGTCCCTGGCGTTATATTAATGCGTTTGGCTGTAAATTATTCCTTTCGAGTGAGGCGCAGGATGTGCGCCGTGCCCTGGATAATGGTGTGGCGGCAGCGACGCTGGTGTCTCGAGGTGCAGGTGCCTCAGAGAGTGAGTTATTGCGTTTCGCTTTCGATGGTGATGCAGTTGTGTTCTCCGACGAGGCAGAGCAGGTCTACAAGCGCGATGGCCTCGAAGCCTTCACCGCGAGCGAGCAGGCGGCGGCCAGAGAGCCATTGAGAGGGGGTCCATTCAAGCCTTTTCTTGCGGCTTTGCATCGATTGCAGCAGGCTTTTCCCCCGACAGAGGCCCCTATACGAACGGCGCTGGTTACGGCCCGCTCAGCGCCCGCGCATGAACGGGTGATTCGTACTCTGCGTGCCTGGAACATTCGCATCGACGAGTCCATCTTTCTGGGCGGGCTCAACAAGACCGAGTTTCTAAGGGCTTACCAGGCGGATGTATTCTTCGACGACCAGCAGACTCACTGCGATTTGGCGAGTCCCCATGTGGCAACCGGACACGTACCCCACGGCGTTGCAAACCGCTGA
- the pabB gene encoding aminodeoxychorismate synthase component I has translation MSKSAHLEEIPYFADSCELFERIRDLPRAVFLDSSFPHAASGRYDLLAANPSATDLPHLSAGAGEAACRNWFNELARFHQTHYHGIQPVSPDIPFCGGILGYLGYGLGETLHDINSSHTPSNNASAQLCAYDWGIVQDHLLQRSVLVCLPQVSTAERADLLSRLRSAATRQESDLVITAPFASNVTADQYREAFERVQAYIHAGDCYQVNLSQCYSSGYRGDPWAAYRTLRRVAAAPFSAYLTLPDSQVLTCLSPERFLSLHGQRVETSPIKGTRPRYADRELDELARRELGASAKDRAENLMIVDLLRNDLGRSCVTGSIHVDRLFELQSYPTVHHLVSTIGGDLQPDRGPWELLRDSFPGGSITGAPKRRAMEIIAELEPHSREAYCGSVLYISADGRMDSNIAIRSLLWSGREVHCWGGGGIVADSAWQQEYQESWDKVGKLLGALEQNHRRRERESGVQPTVTGLQESPLERFQ, from the coding sequence ATGAGCAAATCGGCCCACCTAGAAGAAATACCGTACTTCGCCGACAGTTGCGAGTTATTTGAGCGTATTCGCGACCTGCCCAGGGCGGTCTTTCTCGACAGCAGCTTTCCGCATGCGGCGTCCGGCCGCTACGATCTGTTGGCTGCGAATCCCTCTGCCACAGACCTGCCACACCTTAGCGCGGGTGCAGGGGAAGCGGCCTGTCGCAACTGGTTTAACGAGCTGGCCCGTTTTCATCAGACACACTATCACGGCATACAGCCGGTCTCACCGGACATTCCCTTCTGTGGAGGCATACTGGGATACCTCGGTTACGGGCTCGGCGAAACGCTGCACGATATCAACTCCAGTCACACGCCCTCCAACAACGCCAGCGCCCAACTGTGTGCTTATGACTGGGGCATTGTGCAGGATCACCTGCTGCAGCGCTCTGTTCTCGTTTGCCTGCCACAGGTCAGCACTGCGGAGAGGGCCGACCTGTTGTCGAGATTACGGAGTGCAGCCACACGACAAGAAAGCGACCTTGTCATTACTGCGCCCTTCGCATCCAACGTTACGGCGGATCAGTACCGCGAGGCCTTTGAGCGTGTGCAGGCCTATATCCACGCCGGAGACTGCTACCAGGTAAACCTGAGCCAGTGCTATAGCAGCGGCTATCGCGGTGATCCGTGGGCAGCTTACCGCACTCTCCGCCGGGTCGCAGCTGCGCCTTTTTCGGCCTACCTGACACTGCCCGACAGCCAGGTTCTGACCTGTTTATCACCGGAACGCTTTCTTTCCCTGCATGGTCAGAGGGTAGAGACATCACCCATAAAAGGCACTCGCCCACGGTATGCGGATCGAGAATTAGACGAGCTTGCCCGCCGGGAATTGGGCGCCAGCGCCAAAGACAGAGCCGAAAACCTGATGATCGTCGACCTGCTACGCAACGATTTGGGGCGCAGCTGCGTAACCGGGAGCATCCATGTCGACCGTTTGTTTGAGTTGCAGAGTTATCCAACCGTGCATCACCTGGTCAGCACCATTGGTGGCGACTTACAGCCCGATCGAGGTCCCTGGGAGCTGCTGCGAGACAGCTTCCCCGGAGGATCTATTACGGGCGCACCGAAACGACGCGCGATGGAGATCATCGCGGAGCTTGAGCCGCATTCCCGCGAGGCCTATTGCGGCTCCGTGCTCTACATCAGTGCAGACGGACGCATGGACAGCAATATCGCTATCCGCAGCCTGTTATGGTCAGGCCGGGAGGTCCACTGCTGGGGCGGTGGCGGCATCGTGGCGGATTCAGCATGGCAACAGGAATACCAGGAGTCCTGGGACAAGGTTGGTAAATTACTCGGCGCGCTCGAACAAAACCACAGACGCCGGGAACGCGAATCAGGGGTCCAGCCGACGGTCACTGGCCTCCAGGAAAGCCCCCTTGAGCGCTTCCAATGA
- the thrH gene encoding bifunctional phosphoserine phosphatase/homoserine phosphotransferase ThrH produces MELVCLDLEGVLVPEVWIAFAERTGIEELKATTRDIPDYNVLMKQRLELLDRHGLKIDDIQDVIGTLQPLPGAVDFIGWLRERFQVIILSDTFYEFSQPLMRQLHWPTLFCHRLVTDEEGRVVDYKLRQEDPKRASVKALHSLNYRVLAAGDSYNDTTMLSEADVGFLIHAPQNVIEEFPQFQAVDSLEALKGAFLEASDRRLDP; encoded by the coding sequence GTGGAATTGGTTTGCCTGGACCTTGAAGGAGTGCTTGTACCCGAGGTCTGGATAGCGTTCGCAGAGCGCACCGGTATCGAGGAGCTAAAAGCGACCACCCGCGATATTCCCGATTACAATGTGCTTATGAAACAGCGTCTGGAGCTGCTCGATCGGCACGGTTTGAAGATCGACGATATACAGGACGTGATTGGCACACTGCAGCCGCTACCCGGCGCTGTTGATTTTATCGGTTGGTTACGGGAGCGTTTTCAGGTGATCATCTTGTCAGATACATTTTATGAATTTTCGCAGCCGCTTATGCGCCAGTTGCACTGGCCAACGCTTTTCTGCCATCGCCTTGTTACGGATGAGGAGGGGAGGGTTGTAGATTACAAACTGCGCCAGGAAGATCCTAAACGTGCCTCGGTGAAGGCGCTGCACAGTTTGAATTACCGTGTACTGGCGGCGGGCGACTCGTATAACGATACCACCATGCTCAGCGAGGCGGACGTGGGCTTTTTGATACACGCCCCGCAAAATGTGATCGAGGAGTTTCCCCAGTTTCAGGCAGTGGATTCATTGGAAGCGCTCAAGGGGGCTTTCCTGGAGGCCAGTGACCGTCGGCTGGACCCCTGA
- the mce gene encoding methylmalonyl-CoA epimerase, producing the protein MITALDHIAIAVPDLEKAIARFCEDFGLDLGGTEDVVEAKTKAAFIPLPPTNIELIHPLDNEGPVKTFLEKKGGGLHHLCFRSDDIEADVQRLREKGYQFLSEKPSRGAHDSMVIFIHPKSCDGVLIEINQPSGDSH; encoded by the coding sequence ATGATTACAGCACTGGACCATATAGCAATTGCCGTGCCGGATCTCGAGAAAGCCATTGCGCGTTTTTGTGAGGATTTCGGTCTCGATCTGGGAGGCACAGAAGATGTGGTGGAGGCCAAGACCAAGGCGGCGTTCATTCCCTTGCCACCTACGAATATCGAATTGATACATCCTTTGGACAATGAGGGTCCAGTAAAAACGTTTTTGGAAAAAAAGGGCGGCGGATTGCACCACCTCTGTTTCCGCTCGGATGATATTGAAGCAGACGTGCAGCGCTTGCGCGAGAAGGGTTACCAGTTCCTCTCTGAAAAGCCTTCGCGTGGCGCTCACGATTCGATGGTGATTTTTATCCATCCCAAGAGCTGTGATGGCGTGCTTATAGAAATCAATCAGCCGTCTGGAGACAGCCACTAA
- the cysB gene encoding HTH-type transcriptional regulator CysB, whose amino-acid sequence MKLQQLRYIWEVAHHDLNVSATAQSLYTSQPGISKQIRLLEDELGVEIFARSGKHLTHVTPAGEAILGAAEEVLFKVKSIRQVAEEFADEKKGSLSIATTHTQARYALPDTIKGFIDEYPDVALHMHQGTPMQISEMASDGTVDFAIATEALELFSNLIMMPCYRWNRCILVPKNHPLAQVSQITLQDVAAHPIVTYVFGFTGRSKLDDAFMAEGLVPKVVFTATDADVIKTYVRLGLGIGIIAGMAHDESIDSDLVAIDASHLFASSITQIGCRRDTFLRGYMYDFIAQFAPHLSRELITDAFGCKSKAELADLFSHLELPVY is encoded by the coding sequence ATGAAACTTCAGCAGTTGCGTTATATATGGGAAGTGGCACACCACGACTTAAATGTCTCAGCAACTGCACAAAGCCTGTATACCTCCCAGCCGGGTATCAGTAAGCAAATCAGACTGCTTGAGGATGAGCTTGGCGTGGAGATTTTTGCGCGGAGCGGTAAGCATCTTACCCATGTCACGCCCGCGGGCGAAGCCATTCTCGGGGCCGCTGAAGAGGTGCTTTTCAAGGTGAAAAGTATCCGGCAAGTTGCAGAGGAGTTCGCTGACGAGAAAAAAGGTAGTCTGTCCATTGCCACTACTCATACGCAGGCGCGCTATGCGTTGCCCGACACGATCAAGGGGTTTATAGACGAATACCCGGATGTTGCGCTGCATATGCATCAGGGCACGCCGATGCAGATTTCTGAGATGGCGTCGGATGGCACTGTTGACTTTGCGATTGCGACGGAGGCGTTGGAGTTGTTTTCCAACCTTATTATGATGCCTTGCTACCGTTGGAACCGTTGCATACTGGTGCCAAAAAATCATCCGCTGGCGCAGGTATCACAGATCACTTTGCAGGACGTCGCAGCCCATCCAATCGTCACCTATGTCTTTGGCTTTACCGGTCGCTCCAAACTCGATGATGCCTTCATGGCAGAAGGGCTCGTGCCTAAGGTCGTTTTTACCGCGACCGATGCCGATGTAATTAAAACCTATGTGCGTTTGGGGCTGGGCATCGGGATCATCGCAGGTATGGCTCACGACGAGAGCATCGACAGTGATCTCGTAGCGATTGATGCAAGCCATTTATTCGCCAGCAGTATTACGCAGATTGGCTGCCGGAGAGATACATTTTTACGGGGTTATATGTACGATTTTATTGCGCAGTTCGCGCCTCATCTGTCACGTGAACTAATTACGGACGCTTTTGGTTGTAAGTCAAAAGCGGAGCTCGCCGATTTGTTTTCACACCTCGAACTGCCGGTTTATTAG
- a CDS encoding acyl-CoA carboxylase subunit beta, translating to MTKKSSTDLAATLHNPFARDNEKEFRVPGQIASEPGPYEESMKAGWELQQRPHVTAGVKNVQRQHQKGRMTVWERIRYLSDEPPTVLYQNWGPNLDGASLVTAVIKVNGRDVALYGHDFTVRAGSMDATNGAKLARLFELAAQQRIPVVGLNDSAGAYIPAGIGGLDGYAEAFAALRKISGIVPSIMCMFGFNAGGGSYLPRQGSFLIQPKDTFFGLTGPGVVKSVLGEDVTPEELGGPGVHSQSGVTDFVVKDEVAALRKVRELLNYLPSYNGEMSPPQASSDPFDRKTWDIDILLKKAFNSPTGFNTPIDITILIQQLCDHGDFLEVQPDRARNTVCALGRMGGNVIGFVANNSAVASGQIDIDASYKNARFIRFCNLYNIPMIFLEDTTGFLPGKEQEAGGIVQAGRAMLDAIVDLRTPRFLVLVRNAFGGAYASFNSVPTGADFVVALPTTRVAVMGPAGVEYVYKDELRKIRGSVKKRVEAETQAQLSAGLSKNQAAETAQQLIDDWVKSEEALLVQRYEQELMNPNEALSLGSISQIVMPSDLRRVLAENMAFYLRRYQAEPLQAVQREFH from the coding sequence ATGACAAAAAAAAGCAGCACCGACCTCGCAGCGACACTGCACAATCCCTTCGCCCGGGACAATGAGAAAGAGTTCCGGGTGCCGGGGCAAATTGCATCGGAACCGGGGCCCTACGAGGAGTCCATGAAGGCGGGCTGGGAGCTGCAACAGCGCCCTCACGTCACCGCAGGCGTCAAGAACGTCCAACGTCAGCACCAGAAAGGCCGTATGACCGTATGGGAGCGAATTCGCTATCTGAGCGATGAGCCGCCGACAGTGCTCTATCAAAACTGGGGTCCGAATCTGGATGGTGCCTCGCTGGTAACAGCAGTGATCAAGGTCAACGGTCGGGACGTCGCCCTTTACGGCCACGATTTTACGGTGCGTGCTGGTTCTATGGATGCCACGAATGGCGCCAAACTGGCGCGCCTGTTTGAGCTCGCCGCCCAGCAACGTATTCCCGTTGTGGGCCTTAATGACAGCGCGGGTGCCTATATTCCAGCCGGTATCGGTGGACTTGACGGTTACGCCGAGGCATTTGCCGCGCTGCGTAAGATCAGCGGCATCGTTCCGAGCATTATGTGTATGTTTGGATTCAATGCGGGGGGCGGTTCTTACTTGCCGAGGCAGGGTAGCTTCCTGATTCAGCCTAAAGATACGTTTTTTGGTCTAACAGGCCCCGGCGTGGTCAAGTCAGTGCTGGGAGAGGATGTCACGCCTGAAGAGTTAGGGGGTCCTGGCGTCCACAGCCAGAGTGGAGTAACCGACTTTGTCGTGAAGGACGAGGTTGCCGCCCTGCGCAAGGTGCGTGAGTTATTGAATTACCTGCCTAGCTATAACGGCGAGATGTCTCCTCCCCAAGCCAGTTCTGACCCTTTTGATCGCAAGACCTGGGACATTGATATATTACTCAAAAAAGCATTTAACTCGCCGACGGGTTTTAACACGCCCATCGATATTACAATCCTCATACAACAGTTGTGCGATCATGGTGATTTTCTTGAGGTGCAGCCTGATCGTGCCCGCAACACGGTTTGTGCTCTTGGGCGAATGGGCGGCAATGTGATCGGGTTCGTAGCGAATAACTCCGCTGTAGCCTCCGGTCAGATCGATATCGATGCCTCATACAAAAATGCGCGCTTCATACGCTTTTGCAATCTTTACAACATTCCCATGATTTTTCTGGAAGACACCACCGGTTTTCTGCCAGGTAAAGAACAAGAGGCTGGAGGCATCGTGCAGGCAGGCAGGGCTATGTTGGACGCCATCGTTGACTTGCGAACCCCTCGATTCCTGGTTCTCGTGCGCAATGCGTTTGGCGGCGCGTACGCTTCGTTTAACAGTGTCCCCACGGGCGCTGACTTCGTGGTGGCCTTGCCTACAACCCGTGTGGCGGTCATGGGGCCGGCCGGGGTGGAGTACGTATACAAGGATGAGTTGCGCAAGATTCGCGGTTCAGTGAAGAAGAGGGTCGAGGCGGAGACGCAGGCTCAACTCTCTGCAGGCCTATCAAAAAATCAAGCGGCCGAGACAGCGCAGCAACTCATTGATGACTGGGTCAAGTCAGAAGAGGCGTTATTAGTGCAGCGCTATGAGCAGGAACTGATGAACCCTAACGAGGCGCTCAGCCTGGGGTCTATTTCCCAAATAGTTATGCCTTCAGATTTGCGACGAGTGTTGGCGGAGAATATGGCGTTTTATCTGCGTCGTTATCAGGCGGAGCCGCTGCAGGCAGTGCAGCGCGAATTCCACTAG